TAGTAGCTATAGCTCCCACCGTTCATCTCAAAGGCTTCAAAACAAACTAAGACCATACCTCCAAAATAATAGCTCTAATGCCATCATGCTGTACTTTAACAACCACATCCTGGCCATTAGCTAGAGTTGCACGATGAACCTGTGCTATCTACAAAACAGAGAGCTCACTATAAAACAAAAGCATACGAGTTTCTAGCCATTTAGTAGCTTAGAAGCATTTTGCTTCTATTAACAGATCTCAGAATTTTACCGAAGCAGTTGCCAAAGGCTCCTCAGCAAAATCGGTGAACAGAACATTCATGGAATGCCCTAGTTCTCTTTCAATAGTTCGACAAACCTGAGAGAAAGAAGGTACATATAGAGCTTAGTATTATGAAGAACGAGCACTCACATAATAGACAACTTCAAAATCATACTACATTGACATaatatcacaaacaaaaaaacttttgctTTTCTCTGTATATCCTCCAGTGctaaaataaaagtagaagaatcACAACCTCGTGCAACGGACGAGGAGGTAGGGAGTCCTGCAACTGCCTGAGAATAGATATATAACCCTGAGGTAAAACATCAGCACGAGTAGATAGATACTGTCCAATTTTCACCCAAAGTCCTTCCAATTCCACAAGCAAATTCAAAACCCGCTTAGCATTACGATCATGAGCTTTTTCCCATAAAGCAGGAACTTTGGAGTTCTTAATCCACTTCTCCTTTAACTCAACACCCTTCACTCACAAatccaaatacaaaaaaaaaaaactgtaactttaaccttttttaaaaaaaaaaagcactacaagaacacaaaacagaATAAGAGAATTCAAAAGCTTTACCTTGTAATCGAGGTAAATGAGTATAGCTACTAAGAAGACTTTCACACGTCTCCTATAAATGTTTCCCCAACCCATTGTTGCAAATTTATGAAAGAGTCTCTTAAAACTTGCTGAGAGTCTAACAAAAAACGAAACGATACAATCCAACACTAGTGACCACCACCGTTTCTACGTTttgaataatctttttttcttcggtAAAGAAAAAGCTCAAAGCTTTTTTaggtgagagagagagctcaacgtataagatatttatagaagaaagacaaagaaagatctacacgaagaagaagaagaaaaaacgcgTCCTgcgttttgttttgtgtaatgaaacgaaaacaaaaaacaaaacccccGCGAAGCAATGAAGTATGAATCTATACCGTAGATTCTTGTGAGACCCACGCATCTAATTCACGCATTTATTGGGCTTTTACGCCCAGAAGCCCAAATTCTTATGATCCTAAATGGGCCACGTCACCTAATATATGTGCCTCCATCACGGTAGATGCGATTTGTAACCAACCCACCCCACCTACATTTATAAACCTACCTAATATATGTGCCTCTACAACTGCATGATTTATGATTTTcgagaattttaatatttttaaaagctaccaaaaaaaaacattatttcaattTCATGCGAGGTGATGCACTGATTAGAAAATGATTAGTTTCATGATAACTtaagataattaatttatataatttgcaTATAATAATATCTAGGTTGTAGGGAAACTCTCTCGGAGACTCTTAATAATTCACagataatatatactatagtaCCAACTTAGAAAGTTTTGGGAGCATTAACCCCATACAAGACCAAAACAAACATGGTTTCATCAATTtcactctttattttttttcttcttctcctcttcattgtATTAACTCATTGCTCAAGCCTTGATGATGATCTCTCGAACGATCAACCAAACGGCTTTTTTTTACCTTTCGAATCAACTCTTTACGCTGAGATCACCATCGGAACCCCAACGCGAACTTTTAACCTCAAACTAGACTCTTCTACACATCTCACATGTCTCGATAATGATGATGACCACCAATGCTCACTCTTAGACAAATCTTCCAACGCTTTCTCTACAATCTCATGCAATAGCTCTTCTCTCTACAATCTCATGCATGCAGTAGTTTGGGTTTAGAAGAATTTCTGTTCAATATATgtagttatatttatattttcctctctttctttcggATGTAACGGATTAATTAATCAATCATACAATTTATTAAAgtactatttcttttttttctttttttttgttcacactTTTTAGCTACAAAATTCTATTATAAGGACGGACTAATAAGATAAAATATTCACCATCAATCACACATCCCACTGGTTATAAAAGAAGTCAAAAGATTTGATCATCTAACAagattggtttgtttgtttgtaaggTTGTGGGAGAATCtcagaagagagaagagtatCTCTTCTTCCCAGGAGATTACTGAGGATGTTATTCTTTCTTCTATGATGTTGTCAGCAGAGGAGAGCAACTATGTGTAtgactcttttttatttatttatttagatgaTTCCTTTTACGTTTAGAGTTTGTATCTACTGTTACTGACTTTGTGTAATTCTACTGGTTCTTGTGGCAAGTGTAAGCATCCATTGGCTGCGAGGTTGGCTTCTTCTTTGGGTACATACAACGAAATCGAGGTCTCAGATTACCATCTTGCCTTGATGCTCTCTAAGATCTGAAGCTACAAGTTATGTCTTTGGCTTATGCGTCGTGCCAGTAACCTGCAGGTATCTGTGTCTTttcagaattatatatatatgcggaTCATGATTCTTCACATGTTTTGATGAACAATGTTGTTTCCTCTTTTCTGTTTCACTTGTAGTATGTAATCAATCCATCAATAATGGAGTTATATGTTTACTGGTTTGGTCTACATGACGTGATAGTTTACTCAAACATTAGTAGTAAGTACTAATAGAGGTATTGTaggttattttcttttatctctaAAGCTTGAGCATGCTTCCTCATGAAGCGAGCCTCGTTCGCAACAACTTATAAGCGTGTTTTAGGTAATTGTACGTAACATAAGTATGCAATTTCAATGTATTGAACTTCTTACTTCAGTGGAAGAATTTTTGTTCAATATgtagttatatttatattttcctcTCTTTCGTTCGGATGTAACGGATTAATTAATCAATCATACAATTTATAAAagttctatttatttttcttcttttttttgttcacactTTTTAGCTACAAAATTCTATTATTAGGGCGGACTAATAagataaaatattcaaaaccaaaacaaaattgagtttacacatttttttcttaggtctatgttttgaatatattaagttaatcttaatttttttagacTTATCctagcaatgcaaaatattaaatttttgttttacattttttttttttttttttttttNTGTCAACAATACAATACTTTGAATTCAAAATtatgtaagtaaaaaaaaaatactcttacACGGTAAGACAGAGAAAGTATTTCATCaaactaaaaggaaaaaaaaaagagataaatggGCCAAACGGCCCATAAGTGGGGAAACGGCCcataaaaataaaccaaataaaccgTACTTGTCCGTATAAATTTGCTACTCTCGCTTGCTCAGAAACCCTAAGCGCCTGAGAAGATGAAGGTATGTGACGGCGAACAGAGCCTCCATTTTCCTACTTCGTTTATCGTCTCTCGTTTGCTTatcctttttttatgtttctgtgttttaGTTCAACATTGCAAATCCAACCACTGGTTGCCAGAAGAAGCTCGAGATCGACGATGACCAGAAACTGTAAGTTTTTTGCTCTTCTCTTCTGCATATTTGACTCATTTTTGTAGATTTCGTGATAGGTTCTCTGGATCTGTTGGTCAATGTTTGTATATATCACTGTGAAATTGGTAGCTCCTAGGATACATAAAAATGTAGCGAATTGCTCTATAAATTTTCGTGGTCTtcgagttaagctttgtatctGCTCAAAGACATATCTAGATTATAGTATATAGTATTGATCTTGGCTTATGTTGATGCAGACGTGCGTTTTTCGACAAGAGACTCTCTCAAGAAGTCAGTGGAGATGCGTTAGGCGAGGTGCGTAGATTTCATCTATCTTAATTTGATCTcttgattgtattttttttatcgttACAGATGATGGAAATTGtggttttatgaaatgttattgCAGGAGTTCAAGGGTTACGTCTTCAAGATCATGGGTGGTTGCGACAAGCAAGGTTTCCCAATGAAGCAGGGAGTTTTGACTCCAGGACGTGTTCGTCTTTTGCTTCACCGAGGTAATTTGTCCAACTTGCAGCTTCTTGTACACATCTATGTTGTGTTTGGGTGGATTTGGATTTACATTGTTTTGTAATGGCTTGGTAGGAACCCCTTGCTTCAGAGGGCATGGAAGGAGGACTGGTGAGAGGAGAAGGAAGTCTGTTCGTGGTTGCATTGTGAGCCCTGACCTCTCTGTTCTTAACCTTGTCATTGTGAAGAAAGGTGACAATGATCTTCCTGGGCTTACTGATACCGAGAAGCCAAGGATGAGGGGACCAAAGAGAGCCTCAAAGATCCGTAAATTGTTTAACCTCAAGAAGGAAGATGATGTGAGGACCTACGTCAACACTTACCGCCGCAAGTTCACTAACAAGAAGGGTGAGAGACAAAACACACTCGTAATCAATCTCAAACAGACTTGATAAAAAATGGTCTctgaaaatttgtttgtttttttttgtttttgacaggTAAGGAAGTGAGCAAAGCCCCTAAGATCCAGAGGCTTGTGACTCCGTTGACTCTTCAGAGGAAGAGAGCCAGAATCgctgacaagaagaagaagattgccAAGGCTAATTCTGATGCTGCTGAGTACCAGAAGCTTCTTGCCTCAAGGTTGAAGGAACAGCGTGACAGGAGAAGTGAGAGTTTGGCAAAGAAGAGGTCTAGACTTTCTTCTGCTGCCGCCAAGCCCTCTGTTACTGCTTAAAAAGCTtgagaatcaaatcaaacatgTCACATTTCtagttttgttctctttttttttcttcttggcaATCTAAAAGTTAGTTCGAGTTCATACTGTTGTTCCATCACTTTGGGcttgtgtttcttgattttatGCTTTTAGTTGAAGACCATTTTAAACgcaaatttgttgttgtttccctTTACCTGTTTTTGATCAAGGCGTTACTAAATTTAAAACTCATTCAAATTTGATCAGTTTAAATACCTGATGAGTCTATAAAAGTATAAACATGTACTCTATCTATTAGACATAATGCTAAACACAAGAATCGGCGATGAGAATGTGCAACACTTTGTCTTACAATGGAATTAATGGAGCATAAAGAGAATGCAAGCACAGTTTATGGAGAGCTCGTTGGAGTGTCGTAGCTGTATTGCTATTCATTGTCTGGGTTTGTAACTCAAGCTTTCCCTTTAACAGAGAACTTCGATGATGATTCATTCATGTTCAAGAGCTTAAAGAGAAATTGTcagttatataaaataaatacactTAGAAAGCATCAAAGGGGTGGTGGCGCAGTTGGCTAGCGCGTAGGTCTCATAGCTACTGAGTGATCCTGAGGTCGAGAGTTCGAGCCTCTCTcaccccaatttttttttttctttatctttttaaacTATCCGGAAAGAAATTTACTTACGTCGCACAGCACACACCTTTTTGCTTAATTATCAGATTTTACGACTTTGAAAGTATAAAAAGCGATTGAAATTGTATTTAGTTAGGCTTTACTATCTTTGTATCTTGAAACTTGGAAGATATTTAAAGTCTTCTCAGTTCATTTATTGTCAACCAGAAGAAGTGAAATGAAATAGAAAAGGAAACGCAAAAGAAGAGAAGGGGAAAAGGTCTGAAGAGATAGACTAACAATTTCTCTTTCGGGTTTGTTGAAGTGATTGGAAATGGCAAATGCGATGTCTCCAACAAAATCACACTTCTTCCAGCCTCTTATTCCCGGTATCCAGAACCACCTGGTAAAGCTAtctttatttctatatatctcCCAATCTTTATGAACATTTAGTCTCAGTGTTCTGTTTCTCTGCTGCAGAACATTCCTATCAAGTTCTTCTCCGAGCATACCGTCGGGAAACACGAGGGAAGAAGTGTAAATTTGGTATCAGATGCGTCAGAGAAAACATGGAAAGTGAAGATGGAAGGCCATAGACTCACCAAAGGTTGGAAAGAGTTCGTCGAGGCGCATGACCTTCGAGTTGGTGACTTCGTCGTATTTAGACACGAAGGAGACATGATGTTCCATGTCACTGCTTTAGGATCTAGTTGCTGTGAGATTCAATACGCACAAGAGAGTAACGAGACTGGTATGGTTCAAATGTGCATTTGCATTTATCGCgactcttttctatttttgaaacgtTTCATTCTCTTATTCAGACATGTCTTCGAGATCTGAGAAGCAAGTTAAGGAGAATGTGAAAACAGATTCTGATCTCAATTGTTTTAGCCTATCTGTGACAGAATCAAACCTATCAAGAGATACAGTGGTTAGCAAGATTAGTGGTTTCTGTGTTGTGcttatttttatgtttcattTTCATGATTTTAACTTTAATCCCCCAATGGAATTTGATGACTGATGCAGTGTGTCCCCATAAATTTCGCAAAGCGAAACGGTTTAGGCAAAGAAAGGCAAGAGATAGTTTTGATGAACGAAGAAGGGAAGTCATGGGAATCAGTAGTAAAGAGCTGGGGTGGTTGTAGGCTTTCCATTGTTCGAGGTTGGACAAGTTTTTGCAATGCAAATAAACTAGAAGTTGGAGATTTTTGCACATTTAGACTGCTCCCAAACACAGCGGAAACGCCTGTGTTTAAGCTCTGCAGCCGTACAATGTCAGAGAGGACAGTCCAGTCCGCGGAAGGTTGCATCGATGGCGAAACTGTAGGAAAGCGGTTTGTGAAGTTAACTCTTACACGAAACAGCCTTCACATTGGTAAACAGGTTACTTTTGGAAACCTTAATCTTGGGTCTTTTCAATGCattgctttcttttttctcttaattcTGAATATGTTGCAGCATCTACCGGTACGTTTCACGAGAGAGAACGGACACATCAATCCGGGGAAGATAATTCTGGTGGACAAAAACAGATCTGAATGGCCAATGAACCTTAAGGTTGACAAAAGTActggtttgatgtatattaTTAGTGGCAATAATGGTTGGAAAAGTTTCTGTGCCGCCAATGAAATAGGTGCAGGGGAGTCTCTAACTTTGGAGTTGATCCGAGGAGGTGTAACTCCTTTGCTTAAGTTCAGCTCCAAGGTCAGTAAGAACGTCTAAGTAGCTTGCATTCCACGCTTTAGGTTTTACTAAGTTGAAGTTAATCAAATAACGTACGACTTGTTAACAGATGGAACAACCACCATTTGAAGCCGAGGCTCGGGAACACAAGAGAGCTAGAGTCCAAAGATGGAGCCAGGAGACTGAACCGAAAGTTGAGATGAGAGAGAAGACAGCTGAGGAATTAGGAGAACCCTCTCGAGCATCTCACAAATCCTGTGGTAATCAAGAAAACTTGCAGCATACGCAAGCTTGCTCTGTCTCAAATCAGGTGGCTAAGGTGAAACAGAGCGTTGTTGATGCTTTAACTAGTGTAAAAAGATTTATGGCAGAACTCGAGACAACGGAACAGAAGCTAGAAATCTCATTGCAGGAAATCAACAACCTAGGTATGATGATTTCTAGTTTGATATGTTTTAAGAGCAATTTTACTGTTAATTTTGTCTCTACTCAGTTTCCTAACAATTTTTTATGATGGCACAGAGAAAGGAGAAGATAATGGGAATAAAACATTGTTAAAGGTCCGCCAACATCTGAGAAGCAAAGTACTCTTCCAGTACTTCCAACAGAATATGGTCCTCCAAAAGATTTGGTACATCACTTTCTAGTAgttcattctcttcttttcttgttggCATTAATCAACCATTCTAAATAGCTGATGTTGGTTCGTTGATATTTCTTTCTAGAATCTTTCCAACAACATATTTATAGCCTTGAGGAAGCTTCGTTCAGATCTTGTCAAAGAAGCCCCTGATGGTGTCATGgcatatcatatatttatgtaagtCCGAAAACGCCATTACACTTGTCATCTTCCAAGTTTTGTACTTAAATCTGTTTGTGGTGGCAGGAATTCAACGCTTCTGCAGATAAGCAGACAAATTCCGAGAACCAAAGAGGAACTCCTAGGAATCAGTGGCCTTGGGGAGTAAGTAACTAAGtactttttttgctttcagAACCTGTACTTTCAAACGAAAAATCCAAAGAGTGTTTGATTATGGTTTGTATCTTAAAACATTCTTCCAGGGCCAAAGTAAAAGAGTACGGTGATCGGTTGTTGGAAACAATAGAATCAACGGTTAAGGAGTACTATGTGGAACTAATAAGAAAGATTCCATCATCAGCAACGAGAGTCCCGGTTCaaggaagaggatgatgatgtcGAAGTGAGCCCACGCCGCCGCTAGTCCTGCAAAATAAACAGTGAGAAACAAAGCCAGTGAGTTGCTTCCCGGGAAAGTGTTAGATGGAGTTAGactttcacacaaattaagaaaatattaatatatatatatgcctttatttaataagtatttaatgagttaatttaattaaaggtAAAACTATGAAATCTAACGTAAAACAtgcattggaaatataaaataatgcatTGGAAATATAATCAGAAAGAGTGAAGGAGTATTGGTTTATAGTTATAGGAAACAGTTTGGTGTGACAGACAACAGTGTACATAAATTGTGATGTTACAACTCATTAGttactttttaaatttaatattttagaaataaaggaaatatatttaatctataaaatttcctaattagaaagaaaattgTCTTTTCAATTGATTTATCGAAAGGTTTATATATACCACTATATAGTGCAGTGACAATAatctcttttgtatttttgttacattaagggtgtgaatggttgTAGCGGTTGGAACGGACAAATTCGTCTACGGACTGGAccactttttatttaccattcagcaAATGTAGTTCGTACTGGTTTGTGACGTTAACTCCTACAAAATACAGCCTTGAGAATGGTAAACAGGTGAGTTTTTAGGAACCTCTATCTCAGGTTTATTCAACgcattcttttttaaaaaaatttttggaATCTTCTGCAGTATCTAGGGAAATGTTTTAGTAGAGTCAATATGCTCAACATGTCGAGGAATATAATTCTGGTGGACAAAGACAAAGTTGAGTGGCTGATGAAGCTTAAAGTTGATAGTAGAGGAGCGATGACTATTTATGGTCGTCATGATTGGAAAAGTTTTTGTGCCGCAAATGAAGTAGGCGCAGGGGAGTCAATGACTTTGGAGTTGATCAGAGGAGGGACAAGTCCTTTTCTCAAGTTCTGCTCCAAGGTCAGTCAGAACGTCGAATGGCTTGCGATCCACGTTTTAGGTTTTGCTAAGttgaaattaatcaaaataacgACTTGTTTTCAGATGAAGAAACCAACATTTGAAGCAGAGGATGGGATCCGCAAGAAAGCTCCAGTTCAAATCCAAAATGGGGGACAGGAAACAGACAAGGGAGAACCATCTCGAGAATCTAACAAATCCCGTGGTGATCAAGGAAACTTACAGCAAACGCAAACTTTGTCTGTCAAAGATCAGGTGGCTAAGGTGAAAGAGAGCGTTGTAGATACCTTAACTAGTATCAGACGTTTTCTGACAGAGTTCGAGACAAAGGAACAGGAACTACAAGATTCTAAATGGGTATGATCTCTTATCCGATACGTTATTCTTACATCAAtcttgtagttttgattttgactttTACTCAATTTTCTAACAATTTGGAATATGGCACAGGGAGAAGAGAAGACAATGGGAACACGCCAAGATCTTCGAGTAATAATCAAGCTTAAAATGTGAAACTGAAGACTTCTTGAAACCTCTGTTTTATTCTATGTAATTGTTCAAGTTggagttattttatttttctctttttatgcAACGGGTTAGTTTATTCATAAGGGCGGACtagtatttttatttgataaagtTTATCAACCGAcaatgtttatttgtttcttttcttatctaTATCACTGGCCACTGCCTCGGTTTCTTTAAATAAGACTTTTACTAGAAACAAAGAAttgtatcactttttttttggtcaacatcaTTACATACGATTTTAGTTTTGTAACAGAGAGACAAGTAATCCTAATCccagccaaaaaaaaaggaaatattgcgAGATAACAAggacataaaaaaaagtaaaaaacatagTTGatagaaggaaaacaaaataagaagcATGAAGGGCCAATCTTTAAATTTGGACTGGAGAAGGTCCAAACCCAAACATAGAACACAGACTCAAAAAAAACACTGTCTTCTCTACTAAGTAACAAAATCAATGAAGCGGTAAcacaagaaaagacaaaaaaagaaaagaaaaagaagagtgaatgcttgaaataaataaaaagaaaaacagaagaaaggGGAGAATGAGAGATCGATGATTCCGACAAGCCAATTAGATGCATGAGGTTGGTTTTCCGGTGGATCTTTCTGTCTTCACTCGCATCATTGCCACTCTATTTTTCCTCGCCGTTGgtgttttttactttctcagAAACACCGCTGCTAGGTACTTCGACATCGGAGCCGCCGCCGCAGGAGGTTTCGACAGGGAATTCATACCGGTGGTCACTGAGACATTTTCTACCGAGAAGTGCTCCCGCTGCAAATCCGTTCGATACTGGTATGCCCTCAAATTCATCAATCTCTTTATTGGGAATTGAAAGATCGCTTTGGTGTGGAGGCTATTAATGCTTTCTGTGAGCTTGTGATATGTAAATCTTTTCAAAGTCTCGAGCTTTTCAATAGAAGAATCGTGTGGGTTTGGAATTTGTTGCTTAGAGATACTTTTTGTGAATTTAGCTTATATGAGGTCAGAAAGTTTGGATTATCTTGGATCACTTTGTGTTTAAAAGTTAATTTAGTGCATTTGGGATATGTATTTCTTTCAAAGTCTTGACCTTTTCAATAGAAGAATCATGGGTTTGGAAGTTGTTGCTTAGATACTTTTGTGAATTTAACTTATGTGAGCTCAGATAGTTTGGATTAGCTTGTGTTTATAAGTTGGTTTAGTTGAGCTCCTTCGTCTGTATGCTTTGTTTGCTTATCAGCTCAGCAGAGTGCCAAAGGTCAGATTGGAGTTCCGGTCATCAAAGAAAGTGCAAGGATGTTGAGATTAGTACCGTAACCTCTTCTGCAAAGAATGGCTTCAGGTTCAGAACTTCTCCGTTTGGGAATGGATCTGCTTCTGAGATTGCATTGGTTCCTGTTCAGGGCCGAAACAAGAGTATCCTCAAGCCTAGAGAAGTAATTGTGTCCTCTTTTTTCCTCTCATCCTGTTGACACTCTCTTGATAGAGTCGTTGTGGAAATCtgacttgtatttttgttttgcgaCTTTCTTCAGGTTCTTTTCCCATATGAAGAATTCGTTAGATATTTTAACTGGGACAATCCAGAATTGGCTCCCTGTGGTCTCATGAATTGTGGAAACAGGTTTGTGTTCATATGTTTTTCAACATAGCTTCCAAGCATCAATTGAGATGAgttgagtttgttttttctcCGTTCAAGATAACCTACTTTAGTTCTCTTTCAGTTGTTTTGCCAATGTTATACTACAATGCCTTTCCTGGACACGTCCTCTTGTTGCATATCTGCTTGAGAAAGGCCACAAGAGCGAATGTaaaacttctttcttttcatttttgtattaatGCCTCACTCTTTCATTTGGTTTTCTGTATGCGTTTTAAGCTTTGATTCTATGTTTTGTTTAACAGGTATGCGCAACGATTGGTGCTTCTTCTGTGAATTTCAAACCCATGTTGAGAGAGCGAGTCAAAGTCGGTTCCCTTTTTCACCAATGAACATTATTTCACGGTTAACTAATATTGGTGGAACTCTTGGGTATGGAAGACAAGAGGATGCTCATGAGTTCATGAGGTCAGTATCTCTCTTACCCATGAAAATAGCAAATTCCTAAGTAGTGTTTAAGGCTGTGAATCTCCCGACTGATGGAGTTAGACAATTCACATACTTTCAGGTATGCGATTGATATGATGCAGTCTGTTTGCCTTGACGAATTCGGTGGAGAAAAAATAGTGCCTCCTCGTTCTCAAGAAACAACACTTATTCAGTACATATTTGGAGGTCTCCTCCAATCAGAGGTGATATATCCTGATCTCAATATCTTACGTTCATCTGTATTCTTGAATTGCCAATAGATGGATTTTTATTCTCTAGAATGATTGGGATCTTAGGAAGTTCCCTGTTATACATATTCtttacttgttttctttttgaattgtAGATTTCGACATGCTACTTCTTAGCTGGCTGCCTCCATTGAGAATATATAGAACTTGTTTCcagtatattaaaaaagatCAAGATCCTTTCTAATGTTCTttctgttagttttttttttcttctgattttctGCATTTTCAACTTTCCAGGTTCAGTGTACTGTTTGCAATCATGTTTCTGACCAATATGAAAATATGATGGATCTAATCGTTGAGATGCATGGGGGTGCGGTGTCTTTGGAGGAATGTCTTGATCAATTTTCAGCCGAAGAGTGGCTTCAAGGAGATAATGTGTACAAATGTGATAGGTATTTTAATTAAATCCAAAAGAAGCTATGTTTCTTAAGCACAGTGTGGTAGTTGATTAGTTGACAAATCGACTATGTTTCTTAACAGGTGTAGTGACTATGTAAAGGCATGTAAGCGTCTTACAATTCGGCTAGCTCCAAATATTCTTACCATTGCCTTAAAAAGATATCAGGTATGTGTGGCATTTCCTTTACATTTTGCTAAATTCTTGTGGGAATAGTTGTCTATAATAAAAACATCTGTGAAATTATGTACAGGGAGGAAGATACGGAAAACTGAACAAAAGAATAAGTTTTCCCGAGACATTGGATCTTAATCCTTACATGAGTGAAGGTGGAGAAGGATCAGATGTTTATAAACTCTATGCAGTGATTGTTCATTTAGATATGCTGAATGCATCATTCTTCGGCCATTACATATGCTACATTAAGGACTTTTGCGGAAACTGGTATAGAATAGATGATTCTGAGGTAACACTCAGTACTTTCCTCTCTTCTTGTTAGCATGAAATTATGATGATTCCATGAATTTTGAGGGATCTTCTAACCCTGATCAAATATACTCACAGATAGAAAGTGTTGAATTAGAAGACGTCCTTTCTCAAAGAGCTTATATGCTCCTCTACAGCAGGTAAGCTTTTCTCCTCCTGTCTTTTGTTGTCCAGCTCTCCGTGTAAATTTAATCTATAAACACAAGATTGAGACTGTTTATTTCACCATTATGAGTTGAGTAAATTGTTTGAATATGATGTATATATCTAAACAGACTGAGGTTGTTGAGCTAGTGagtttcttatgtttttctgCCGTCATGCAGGATTCTAGCTCGGTCGTCATCATCATGTCTCAGATCAAAAGTTCAAGAGGAGAAGAATACAGACATATTGGACACAGAATCTTGCCTAGAAGAGTTAATTGAGAGTTCGATGGTAGGAGCTATTGAAAACAGAAGCAGCATCTATGCAACCATTGAA
The sequence above is a segment of the Camelina sativa cultivar DH55 chromosome 10, Cs, whole genome shotgun sequence genome. Coding sequences within it:
- the LOC104717030 gene encoding ubiquitin carboxyl-terminal hydrolase 18-like isoform X1 → MHEVGFPVDLSVFTRIIATLFFLAVGVFYFLRNTAARYFDIGAAAAGGFDREFIPVVTETFSTEKCSRCKSVRYCSAECQRSDWSSGHQRKCKDVEISTVTSSAKNGFRFRTSPFGNGSASEIALVPVQGRNKSILKPREVLFPYEEFVRYFNWDNPELAPCGLMNCGNSCFANVILQCLSWTRPLVAYLLEKGHKSECMRNDWCFFCEFQTHVERASQSRFPFSPMNIISRLTNIGGTLGYGRQEDAHEFMRYAIDMMQSVCLDEFGGEKIVPPRSQETTLIQYIFGGLLQSEVQCTVCNHVSDQYENMMDLIVEMHGGAVSLEECLDQFSAEEWLQGDNVYKCDRCSDYVKACKRLTIRLAPNILTIALKRYQGGRYGKLNKRISFPETLDLNPYMSEGGEGSDVYKLYAVIVHLDMLNASFFGHYICYIKDFCGNWYRIDDSEIESVELEDVLSQRAYMLLYSRILARSSSSCLRSKVQEEKNTDILDTESCLEELIESSMVGAIENRSSIYATIEDPECEQESPSSSLSSSASSPSPSTSPSPLSSSSPSIVISECCSLQLDTLDSESNPSTDDNSATDHREDAANGNKDPEVKYQAVDSCSDHTTSTPLVCTKSKPPVRDMDTEMVDAQ
- the LOC104717030 gene encoding ubiquitin carboxyl-terminal hydrolase 18-like isoform X2, whose amino-acid sequence is MRYFDIGAAAAGGFDREFIPVVTETFSTEKCSRCKSVRYCSAECQRSDWSSGHQRKCKDVEISTVTSSAKNGFRFRTSPFGNGSASEIALVPVQGRNKSILKPREVLFPYEEFVRYFNWDNPELAPCGLMNCGNSCFANVILQCLSWTRPLVAYLLEKGHKSECMRNDWCFFCEFQTHVERASQSRFPFSPMNIISRLTNIGGTLGYGRQEDAHEFMRYAIDMMQSVCLDEFGGEKIVPPRSQETTLIQYIFGGLLQSEVQCTVCNHVSDQYENMMDLIVEMHGGAVSLEECLDQFSAEEWLQGDNVYKCDRCSDYVKACKRLTIRLAPNILTIALKRYQGGRYGKLNKRISFPETLDLNPYMSEGGEGSDVYKLYAVIVHLDMLNASFFGHYICYIKDFCGNWYRIDDSEIESVELEDVLSQRAYMLLYSRILARSSSSCLRSKVQEEKNTDILDTESCLEELIESSMVGAIENRSSIYATIEDPECEQESPSSSLSSSASSPSPSTSPSPLSSSSPSIVISECCSLQLDTLDSESNPSTDDNSATDHREDAANGNKDPEVKYQAVDSCSDHTTSTPLVCTKSKPPVRDMDTEMVDAQ